The following are encoded in a window of Neomicrococcus lactis genomic DNA:
- a CDS encoding ABC transporter permease — translation MTALSDASVHAPKQGSPARVSRGRRSAWIGSVPFFLYTGIFLLLPTLLVVIGAFRDREGNFSLAGIHLVFSQQTLQIFWTTALLSFMTAAIGAVVGALASYALATSPEGSVLRRVYTALCSVLAQFGGVMLAFAFIALIGRNGTFTRLMRDVFETQVPGGFLSSLPGLVLVYCYFQIPLMVIVFLPALDGLRPQWREANESFGGGTWTYWTKIAGPLLAPSFFGSFLLLFANAFSAYATAAALISQQNIIVPMAIEGALRNENNPGMDSYAQALALGMIVVVAIVMIAYALLQKRTSRWLGA, via the coding sequence ATGACTGCACTTTCGGATGCCTCGGTTCACGCACCCAAGCAGGGTTCTCCTGCCCGCGTGAGCCGGGGCCGCCGGTCTGCTTGGATCGGCTCCGTGCCGTTCTTTTTGTACACCGGCATCTTCTTGCTTCTTCCCACCCTCTTGGTGGTCATCGGTGCGTTCCGCGACCGAGAGGGAAATTTCTCCCTCGCCGGCATTCACCTGGTGTTCTCGCAGCAGACCCTCCAAATTTTCTGGACCACCGCGCTTCTGAGCTTCATGACGGCCGCAATTGGTGCCGTCGTAGGGGCGCTCGCCTCTTATGCGCTCGCCACGAGCCCCGAGGGCAGTGTTTTGCGCCGCGTCTACACGGCACTGTGCTCCGTGCTGGCCCAGTTCGGTGGCGTCATGCTCGCGTTCGCGTTCATCGCTCTGATTGGCCGAAACGGCACCTTCACGCGTCTCATGCGCGACGTTTTCGAGACCCAAGTGCCCGGCGGATTCCTCAGCTCCCTGCCCGGCCTAGTGCTCGTGTATTGCTACTTCCAGATCCCGCTCATGGTGATCGTGTTCTTGCCGGCGCTGGACGGACTGCGCCCGCAGTGGCGCGAAGCCAATGAATCGTTCGGCGGCGGAACCTGGACCTACTGGACGAAAATTGCGGGACCGCTGCTGGCGCCGTCGTTCTTTGGATCCTTCTTGCTCCTTTTCGCGAATGCCTTTTCCGCGTACGCCACTGCCGCGGCCCTGATTTCGCAGCAGAACATCATTGTCCCGATGGCCATTGAAGGCGCTCTGCGCAACGAAAATAACCCCGGCATGGACTCGTACGCGCAAGCGCTCGCGCTGGGAATGATCGTGGTGGTGGCGATCGTGATGATCGCGTACGCCCTTCTGCAAAAGCGCACGTCAAGGTGGTTGGGCGCATGA
- a CDS encoding ABC transporter substrate-binding protein, which translates to MRIAMRSSIVAGLAVTALALSACGSSTPSSTSSSASSANSSASSASGASSDAAKTAKSAADLGGMDKLIEAAKAEGQLNVIALPHDWANYGEIIEGFKTKYGITVNESTPDASSKEEIQAADANKGTDKAPDVFDLGTTVTLESKDYFAPYKVENFDKIPAENKDADGLYVNDYTGVMVVGYNKTQYGEITSLDQLTDKKFDGAVAVNGKPAEAGAAFNGFLLANLANGGTLDDGTKGLEYFKKLKDAGTLNQSDVTKGTIESGEHGVVFDWTYNQLSYTSSLKEKGVEWATFVPNNISVVSYYNQAINKDAPHPAAARLWQEYLFSDEAQNLWLKGGASPVLAAEMKKAGTLNAEFEKNVPAVTDPQTPTADQAEKMNKFLADNWDKTMGQ; encoded by the coding sequence GTGCGCATTGCTATGCGTTCTTCCATCGTGGCCGGCTTGGCCGTCACCGCGCTCGCATTGAGCGCTTGTGGTTCTTCCACTCCTTCCTCCACCTCGTCTTCAGCTTCTTCGGCAAACTCGAGCGCTTCCAGCGCGAGCGGTGCATCGAGCGACGCTGCAAAGACGGCAAAGTCCGCCGCCGACCTCGGTGGCATGGACAAGTTGATCGAGGCTGCTAAGGCTGAAGGTCAACTCAACGTCATTGCTCTTCCACATGACTGGGCCAACTACGGCGAGATCATCGAGGGCTTCAAGACCAAGTACGGCATCACCGTCAACGAGTCCACCCCGGATGCTTCCTCGAAGGAAGAAATCCAGGCAGCTGACGCCAACAAGGGCACGGACAAGGCTCCAGACGTCTTCGACCTTGGCACCACGGTCACCTTGGAGAGCAAGGACTACTTTGCTCCTTACAAGGTAGAGAACTTTGACAAGATCCCAGCCGAGAACAAGGACGCTGACGGCCTCTACGTCAACGACTACACCGGCGTCATGGTGGTTGGCTACAACAAGACCCAGTACGGCGAAATCACCTCGCTGGATCAGCTCACGGACAAGAAGTTTGATGGCGCAGTTGCCGTCAACGGCAAGCCTGCAGAAGCTGGCGCAGCATTCAACGGCTTCCTCTTGGCGAACCTTGCCAATGGCGGAACGCTGGATGACGGCACCAAGGGCCTCGAGTACTTCAAGAAGCTCAAGGACGCTGGCACGCTGAACCAGTCTGACGTCACCAAGGGCACCATCGAGTCCGGTGAGCACGGCGTGGTCTTTGACTGGACCTACAACCAGCTCTCCTACACCTCTTCCCTCAAGGAAAAGGGTGTTGAATGGGCAACCTTCGTTCCGAACAACATCAGCGTGGTGTCCTACTACAACCAGGCCATCAACAAGGACGCTCCTCACCCAGCAGCAGCCCGTTTGTGGCAGGAATACCTCTTCTCTGACGAGGCACAGAACTTGTGGCTCAAGGGTGGCGCTTCCCCAGTGCTCGCCGCTGAGATGAAGAAGGCCGGAACCTTGAACGCTGAGTTTGAGAAGAACGTTCCAGCTGTCACCGACCCACAGACTCCTACCGCAGATCAGGCCGAGAAGATGAACAAGTTCTTGGCTGATAACTGGGATAAGACGATGGGTCAGTAG
- a CDS encoding ABC transporter ATP-binding protein codes for MTEQNIISTAALTQTRDGVAVSMRGLSRHYGSVRALDNFNLEMAPGEFVALLGPSGCGKTTALRALSGLEEVDSGTIIVDGRDLTDVPANKRNMATVFQSYSLFPHMTVAQNVDFPLSLRKQSAALRKKTVDTYLELVGLGQHHDRYASELSGGQQQRVALARALAVQPDVLLLDEPLSALDAKVRVQLRDEIRRLQLELGTTALFVTHDQSEALAVADRVGVMQSGKLSQIGAPREVYDRPTNAFVAAFVGNTNRLPAKVEGGEALVLGVRVPLLPGSVAGPDAVALVRPERLNVAPLEANAPVASNNAAVDPRGTVVSTSFMGDSATVNVELEDGTDIVAQVHARVAESFKRGDRVEISVDKVPVLAV; via the coding sequence GTGACTGAGCAGAACATCATCTCGACGGCGGCGTTGACCCAAACGCGCGACGGCGTTGCCGTGTCCATGCGTGGACTGAGCCGGCACTACGGTTCCGTGCGAGCACTCGACAACTTCAATCTTGAAATGGCCCCGGGCGAGTTTGTGGCGCTCTTGGGTCCATCGGGGTGTGGCAAGACCACCGCATTGCGTGCCTTGTCAGGGTTGGAAGAAGTGGACTCCGGAACGATCATCGTGGATGGCCGGGACCTGACGGACGTGCCAGCGAACAAGCGCAACATGGCCACCGTGTTCCAGAGCTACTCGCTCTTCCCGCACATGACCGTGGCGCAGAACGTGGACTTCCCGTTGTCTTTGCGCAAGCAGTCCGCTGCGCTGCGCAAGAAGACCGTGGACACGTACTTGGAGCTCGTGGGGTTGGGGCAGCATCACGATCGCTACGCGAGCGAACTCTCCGGCGGACAGCAGCAGCGCGTTGCTTTGGCGCGGGCGCTTGCTGTGCAGCCGGACGTGTTGTTGCTCGATGAGCCGCTGTCCGCGCTGGACGCCAAGGTGCGTGTGCAGTTGCGTGACGAGATTCGCCGCTTGCAGCTCGAGCTTGGAACCACGGCGCTGTTTGTGACGCATGATCAGTCCGAAGCGCTCGCCGTCGCGGACCGCGTGGGCGTCATGCAGTCCGGCAAGCTCTCGCAGATCGGTGCTCCGCGCGAAGTCTACGACCGCCCGACCAACGCTTTCGTGGCTGCTTTCGTGGGTAACACCAACCGCCTGCCGGCCAAGGTGGAAGGTGGCGAAGCCCTTGTCTTGGGCGTGCGTGTGCCGTTGTTGCCAGGATCTGTTGCCGGGCCGGACGCTGTCGCTTTGGTGCGACCTGAGCGATTGAACGTAGCGCCGCTCGAAGCCAACGCACCTGTTGCTTCGAACAATGCAGCCGTGGATCCGCGAGGAACCGTGGTCTCCACCTCCTTCATGGGCGACTCGGCCACCGTCAACGTGGAGCTCGAAGACGGCACCGATATTGTTGCTCAGGTTCACGCTCGGGTAGCTGAAAGCTTCAAGCGCGGTGACCGCGTGGAAATCAGCGTGGACAAGGTACCCGTGCTGGCTGTCTAG
- a CDS encoding ABC transporter permease, with translation MKRSEKRQRSQAIFRWVVLGLVLIFMLYPLYALFEFSIRFPLTGAYDWSSWTRLFDGSQSRLTPLRNGFVNSLVIALITVAIMLALLIPTMVWVRLRVPRIRRWVEFICLLPLTIPAVVLVVGLAPVYRFISIHVLDTNAIWLAFAYVILVLPFSYRALDAGLSSIDVKTLSETARSFGASWFTVLWRVILPNIRTAIASASFIAVAVVLGEFTIARLLNRETLQTGVFLVNQADPQVAAVVSLMVLLFGVVLLVGLGLLDRGGRRRSRPAVSASASSTTPQLTSPAAPTDPAPAASASLPSSTQQKDAS, from the coding sequence ATGAAACGCAGCGAAAAACGTCAACGTAGTCAGGCGATTTTCCGGTGGGTTGTCCTAGGCCTCGTCCTGATTTTCATGCTCTACCCGCTCTACGCGCTGTTTGAATTCTCCATTCGCTTCCCGCTGACCGGCGCCTACGACTGGTCCAGCTGGACCCGCCTCTTCGACGGTTCGCAGTCCCGTCTGACGCCGTTGCGCAACGGCTTCGTGAACTCGTTGGTGATTGCGCTGATCACCGTGGCGATCATGCTCGCTCTACTGATTCCCACCATGGTGTGGGTGCGATTGCGCGTGCCGCGGATCAGGCGGTGGGTCGAGTTCATTTGCTTGCTCCCGCTGACCATCCCCGCAGTGGTCCTGGTGGTGGGTTTGGCGCCGGTGTACCGGTTCATTTCCATCCATGTGCTGGACACGAACGCCATTTGGCTAGCTTTCGCCTACGTCATTTTGGTGCTGCCGTTCTCTTACCGCGCGCTGGATGCGGGCCTGTCCTCGATCGATGTGAAGACGCTGTCCGAGACCGCGCGGTCCTTCGGGGCGAGCTGGTTCACCGTGTTGTGGCGCGTGATTCTGCCGAATATCCGCACCGCGATTGCCTCCGCGAGCTTCATCGCCGTGGCCGTGGTGCTGGGCGAGTTCACGATCGCCCGCTTGCTCAACCGCGAGACCCTGCAGACCGGCGTTTTCTTGGTCAATCAGGCGGATCCTCAAGTGGCCGCGGTCGTCTCCCTCATGGTGTTGCTCTTTGGCGTGGTTCTGTTGGTGGGATTGGGATTGTTGGATCGCGGCGGTCGCCGCCGGTCCCGCCCTGCAGTGAGCGCTTCCGCTTCTAGTACGACGCCGCAGCTCACTTCCCCTGCCGCGCCGACGGACCCAGCCCCCGCGGCTTCCGCGTCCCTTCCTTCTTCGACTCAACAGAAAGATGCCTCGTGA